In Candidatus Woesebacteria bacterium, one DNA window encodes the following:
- a CDS encoding Glycosyl transferase family 39, whose product MSKAQKLSLFAIFVLAFVLRFWKLGDISFHFHADESSIAYNAYSLIKTGRDMYGQTFPILFRANGSYQPPVYTYLTTIPVFLFGNTIFAARFVSAFSGVLLVILSFYFWKFFGLGKKEEKILQGVFAALFVAISPWSVHFGRLTAEGNLVVLVFGLGVFFTLLSLEKSRRQTLFFVLGCLFLGLSTHTYYTERVTAFLYIFFFIILSRNYFKANKKALLYGFFVFLLFILPHLYIAKTGALTRRLAQVGYFSDPAFVNSDFSGKVLFAFKNFAGHYLDYFSPKNLFFNSGNELGRVGPDLSVFYPLFLFLAVLGLRGFINNIDRNIVKVFSFLILISPVPAGLTGDIFFPIRVLVFLWLITNIISYGFYMVFKFIKNGLFRLLVFSLLLIYSLFILYTSRFVLFKYRIVNSEGSFPYLKLLKQIDKYRENKIYIDRTDRAWGIGTVSAYILGADPYLMQNNLKSQLITPYYSGEVNPYEIFVIDNIIIKPIEWGEICGKDLLLVGDRFSVSQDQMKSHFLTKVFEIEDLRGEAYLFGYNTNKPCSER is encoded by the coding sequence ATGAGTAAAGCGCAAAAATTATCTCTTTTTGCTATTTTTGTTTTGGCTTTCGTCCTGCGATTTTGGAAACTAGGGGATATTTCTTTTCACTTTCATGCTGATGAATCCTCAATAGCTTACAATGCTTACTCGCTTATTAAAACAGGTCGCGATATGTACGGCCAAACCTTTCCTATTCTTTTTCGGGCTAACGGTTCATATCAGCCTCCTGTTTATACCTATTTAACTACTATTCCAGTATTTTTATTTGGTAACACCATTTTCGCTGCTAGGTTTGTCTCGGCTTTTTCGGGAGTTCTTTTAGTGATTCTTTCTTTTTATTTTTGGAAGTTTTTCGGTTTGGGAAAAAAAGAAGAAAAAATTTTGCAGGGCGTTTTCGCTGCTTTGTTTGTAGCCATTTCTCCATGGTCTGTTCATTTTGGGAGACTTACTGCTGAGGGAAATCTGGTAGTTTTAGTTTTTGGGTTGGGTGTGTTTTTTACCCTTTTATCTCTTGAGAAAAGTAGAAGACAAACTTTATTTTTTGTCCTTGGTTGTTTGTTTTTGGGTCTTTCAACACATACTTATTACACGGAAAGAGTTACAGCCTTTTTGTACATTTTCTTTTTTATCATTTTGTCTAGAAATTACTTTAAAGCTAACAAGAAAGCTTTGCTTTATGGGTTCTTTGTTTTTCTTTTATTTATCTTGCCTCATTTGTATATTGCAAAAACAGGCGCTTTGACAAGAAGATTGGCACAGGTAGGTTATTTTAGTGATCCCGCTTTTGTTAACTCAGACTTTAGTGGAAAGGTATTGTTTGCCTTTAAAAATTTTGCCGGCCATTATCTTGATTATTTTTCTCCCAAAAATTTATTCTTTAATTCAGGTAATGAGCTCGGTAGAGTAGGTCCTGATTTGAGTGTTTTTTATCCTTTGTTTTTGTTTTTAGCCGTCTTGGGGTTGAGAGGTTTTATCAATAATATAGATAGGAATATTGTAAAAGTTTTTAGTTTTTTGATTTTAATATCTCCAGTTCCTGCTGGTCTTACAGGAGATATCTTTTTTCCTATTAGGGTGTTGGTGTTTCTTTGGTTAATTACTAACATTATTTCTTATGGTTTCTATATGGTTTTTAAATTTATTAAGAATGGGCTATTTCGTTTATTGGTTTTTTCCCTACTGCTTATCTACTCTTTATTTATTTTGTACACTTCGAGGTTTGTGCTTTTTAAATATCGGATAGTAAATTCAGAGGGCAGTTTCCCTTATCTTAAGCTTTTGAAGCAGATAGATAAGTATAGGGAAAACAAAATCTATATTGATAGGACAGACAGAGCATGGGGTATAGGAACGGTGTCGGCTTATATTCTGGGCGCTGACCCATATTTGATGCAGAATAATCTGAAGTCGCAACTGATAACGCCTTACTATAGTGGTGAAGTTAATCCTTATGAGATTTTTGTGATAGACAATATTATAATTAAGCCTATTGAGTGGGGTGAGATTTGTGGTAAAGACTTGCTTTTAGTTGGAGATAGATTTTCTGTGTCTCAGGATCAAATGAAATCTCATTTCCTTACTAAAGTTTTTGAGATTGAAGATCTAAGAGGCGAAGCTTATCTTTTTGGTTACAATACAAACAAGCCCTGCTCTGAAAGGTAA